The following DNA comes from Meiothermus sp..
CGCCCTGTGCGCATCAGGTCAATTAACGACCACATCACAATGGTTGCAGCAGGGGCCAGAATAGTGTTGGTCATGGCCAGCCCGGCTGTCGCACTGGCCGCCCAGGCGCTCCCTGCGTTAAAGCCAAACCAACCAAACCACAACAACGCCGCACCCAGCAAGACGAAGGGCACATTGTGGGGCAGAATGGCCTGTCGGCCAAAATCTTTACGGGCCCCCAGCACCAGGGCCGCTACCACCGCAGCAAACCCAGCGTTAATGTGAACCACCGTCCCGCCAGCGAAGTCCCAAGCACCCAGATCGGCCAGGAAGCCACCTCCCCAGACCCACTTGGCCAGGGGAGCATAAACAGCGAGGCTCCAAAGGGTGATGAACAGCAAAAAAGCTGAGAAGCGCATCCGCTCGACCACCGCACCCGATATCAGGGCGGCAGTGATGATGGCAAAAGTACCCTGGAAGATCATCCAGAGCATGTGGGGGATGGTGATGGAAACAATCGCCCCCCTGTTCTCCATACCCACGTTGTTCAAGAACAAATAGCGCAGGTCACCGATAAAGTTGCCGTCTCCCGAAAGAGCCAGGGTGTAACCCAGCAAGGCCCAGGTCACAGCTACAAAACCCAGCGCCGAGAAGCTCATCATCATGGTGTTGAGGGCGTTCTTGGAACGAACCATCCCACCATAAAAGAAAGCCAGCGCCGGCGTCATCAGCAAAACCAGACCGGTAGCTACCAACATCCAGCCTGTGTCGGCAGCGCTGAACTCAGGATCTTCGGCAAAAGCCAAGCCGCCCAGCAGGGTCAACAGGAACAGTGGCAGTCGAAGGCTCTTCATTAACACTTCACCTCCTGAGCAAAAGGCTAGTGGTGGTCTGTGCAAATTGTCAATACTTTTTGTGACAAATGTTCATTTTTTTGATTACAATTTGCCATTTATTTGTGCGTATATCATAAGATATCGAAGTATTTTTCGACATGTGTTCGATTTTTTACGAAATTCAAGTCTGCATAACTCGCGGGACTGTAATCTGCCCACAATGCAATCGGTGATACCCCCAGAAGCCGGTTTAGTTCTAAACTAGAAGCTGAATATGACCGAGCGGCAGCGGCGCATTCTGCATCTTCTGGTGGATAGTTATATCCAGACCCAGGCCCCCGTGCCTTCGGGGGTACTGGCCCAGCAGTTGTCGCTTTCGCCTGCCACCGTGCGGTACGAGCTGATTGAACTCGAGCAGCGAGGCCTAATCGGTAAGCCCCACACCTCGGCAGGCCGTGTGCCCACCCGGGCCGGATTCCGCCACTATGCACTCTCCAAACTGCCCCCCAGTCCCTTACCCCAGGCCACCCTGGAAAAGCTGGCCCAAGTGCTCGAGGATGCCGGCCCAAGGCGAGAAACCCTGCTCGTGCAGGTAGCTTCTAAACTTGCTGGCTACCCCGCCATGCTGCGGCTGAGGCCCCAGCGTGCACCCAAGCTGTTACAAGTGCACCTTTCCAACCTGACATCTGGCAAGGTGCTGGCCGTGGCGGTGCTGGAAGGTGGGCGGGTGCGCGAAGCCCGAATCGAGCTGTCCTTTACACCCACTGAAGCCCAGCTCAACGAAGCCGAGCAGCGCCTGTACAAAGCAAGTGAGCCAATTAAAGCCAGTACGCCCGCCATGATGGAGCTTTACGAGTCTATTGCAAGAGCCTTTGCTCAGGGCAGCCAGGAGGAGTACCGCGAGGGAATGGGGCTACTGCTCAGTGAACCCGAAGCCCAAAACCCTTTGTTTTTGCGGCAGGCTATTGCGGTGTTCGAGGCTCCCAGCGACCTCACCTTTACCCCTCCGGGAGGCCTGAACGTTCGGGTAGGTGAGGACGAGGGGCTTTCGCTGGTACAGGCGGGTATCAGGGTCAACGACCAGATCGGTGAGCTTACGCTCCTTGGGCCGTTGCGTATGCGCTACGAAAGAGCCCT
Coding sequences within:
- a CDS encoding HrcA family transcriptional regulator is translated as MTERQRRILHLLVDSYIQTQAPVPSGVLAQQLSLSPATVRYELIELEQRGLIGKPHTSAGRVPTRAGFRHYALSKLPPSPLPQATLEKLAQVLEDAGPRRETLLVQVASKLAGYPAMLRLRPQRAPKLLQVHLSNLTSGKVLAVAVLEGGRVREARIELSFTPTEAQLNEAEQRLYKASEPIKASTPAMMELYESIARAFAQGSQEEYREGMGLLLSEPEAQNPLFLRQAIAVFEAPSDLTFTPPGGLNVRVGEDEGLSLVQAGIRVNDQIGELTLLGPLRMRYERALSVAFTMSQVYMGKP
- a CDS encoding ammonium transporter; its protein translation is MKSLRLPLFLLTLLGGLAFAEDPEFSAADTGWMLVATGLVLLMTPALAFFYGGMVRSKNALNTMMMSFSALGFVAVTWALLGYTLALSGDGNFIGDLRYLFLNNVGMENRGAIVSITIPHMLWMIFQGTFAIITAALISGAVVERMRFSAFLLFITLWSLAVYAPLAKWVWGGGFLADLGAWDFAGGTVVHINAGFAAVVAALVLGARKDFGRQAILPHNVPFVLLGAALLWFGWFGFNAGSAWAASATAGLAMTNTILAPAATIVMWSLIDLMRTGRVTAVGLATAIVVGLVVITPAAAFVSPLFAMVMGAIGAFPSYYVLLWRARSGMDDSLDVFAAHGVGGITGAILTGVFAQKSVNGLFDGLIAGNPAQVLIQAFAVLIAMIYSGTITFLLLKLVGAMIPLKATAKEEGVGMDITQHGEEAYTSGEGAILLKSETPVPAAKPKPAGGTD